A single genomic interval of Malania oleifera isolate guangnan ecotype guangnan chromosome 11, ASM2987363v1, whole genome shotgun sequence harbors:
- the LOC131168284 gene encoding cation/H(+) antiporter 15-like, with translation MGSVIVEPEDISLFGGQSTSSSPSSIRNLTTICLSVGRIHSRGIFFGYNPLHYSAPLLLLQLSIASAVILITSALLKPLGQPIMVSQILGGIILGPSFLSRSDEFRKILFPARGLVVLDAISAFGYMFYFFLIGVQMDPWILKKVDKKTFSIGMFAVAIPLLLSISLAFLLLQFISMDPKVAASLPTVAQVESVLAFPVIAHYLAGLKIINSEFGRMALTSSMVSGVLSFSVITITVLMTQQSHSKFRIFQTIFTGIALAVVIFLVVRPVVVWMIGRNPPGEPLSEEQIYALLVGVLVAGFLSHATGLNIFFGPLVLGMAIPPGPPIGSALVEKLDLMISWMFMPLFFVKAGLVINVFAVELKNFLIVQFVILISCTGKFMGAFLPALFCNMPLRDAVAIGLVMNAQGVLELGLFKMMKKVKAIDNEAFYVMCTSMVLVTGAITPIIKRLYDPSRRYTVYQRRTVMNSRLDSELRVLVCIHDEDGVPATINLIEACNPTKRSPIVIYLLHLVKLVGRPNPILIPYKMSTRPGSKCRPSEHIVNAFRYYEQTSNGLISVHPYTAISTHASMHDDTCRIALDRRTSLIIIPFHKRLNANGATGSFSNCIKTVNNNVLNTAPCSVAILVDRGLVNTSRPMLATWSSYRVAVIFFGGADDREALALGARMAGHPNINLTMVRLLENGNINNADTRERRLDNEVVGEFRLSMVGNYRVMYMEEVVMDASGTVAAIRSMEDNYELLLVGRRHDPTSRLMRGVMDQNELSALGVLGEVLASADFQGNTSVLVVQQHTNVVEEGYGKQQIGNIEEQGRREEEQGDLQIHRSV, from the exons ATGGGTTCTGTAATAGTGGAACCGGAAGACATATCTTTGTTTGGTGGCCAATCTACCTCCTCGTCACCATCCTCAATCAGGAACTTAACCACCATCTGTCTCTCTGTTGGAAGGATCCATTCACGAGGCATCTTCTTCGGCTACAATCCCCTGCATTACTCTGCTCCTCTTCTGCTGCTGCAGCTCTCTATTGCCTCTGCTGTCATCCTCATCACTTCTGCTCTTCTCAAGCCCCTTGGCCAACCCATCATGGTTTCCCAAATATTA GGTGGTATAATCCTAGGTCCATCGTTTCTAAGTCGGAGCGACGAATTCAGGAAGATCCTTTTCCCGGCGAGAGGTCTCGTAGTCCTCGATGCGATTTCTGCCTTCGGGTACATGTTTTACTTCTTCCTGATTGGAGTCCAAATGGATCCATGGATATTGAAGAAGGTGGACAAGAAAACATTCTCCATTGGGATGTTTGCAGTGGCAATTCCCTTGCTACTGAGCATTTCTTTGGCCTTCCTCCTCCTGCAATTTATCAGCATGGACCCAAAGGTGGCCGCCTCGCTTCCCACCGTAGCCCAAGTAGAATCCGTTCTCGCCTTCCCGGTGATTGCGCACTACCTTGCTGGGCTCAAGATCATAAACTCCGAGTTTGGGAGAATGGCACTCACTTCCTCCATGGTCAGTGGCGTGCTCAGCTTCTCAGTCATAACCATCACAGTGCTCATGACCCAACAATCTCACAGCAAGTTCAGAATTTTCCAAACCATCTTTACCGGCATTGCGCTTGCGGTGGTCATCTTCTTGGTAGTTCGACCTGTAGTGGTATGGATGATAGGGCGGAATCCGCCGGGTGAGCCGTTGAGCGAGGAGCAAATCTATGCCCTGCTTGTTGGTGTGCTGGTGGCTGGTTTTCTCAGCCACGCCACCGGTCTGAACATCTTCTTTGGTCCTCTTGTTCTTGGGATGGCCATCCCGCCAGGGCCGCCGATTGGTTCAGCCTTGGTGGAGAAGCTTGATCTCATGATCTCCTGGATGTTCATGCCACTGTTCTTCGTCAAGGCTGGATTGGTGATCAATGTGTTCGCCGTCGAGCTCAAGAATTTCTTGATCGTGCAGTTTGTCATTCTCATTAGCTGCACTGGCAAGTTCATGGGAGCATTTTTGCCTGCTCTTTTCTGCAATATGCCATTGAGGGATGCAGTTGCAATTGGTCTTGTCATGAACGCGCAGGGTGTTCTTGAGCTCGGTTTGTTTAAAATGATGAAGAAAGTAAAG GCAATAGACAATGAAGCATTTTATGTAATGTGCACCTCCATGGTGCTTGTAACTGGAGCCATCACACCCATTATAAAACGCCTGTATGATCCTTCCAGGAGGTACACTGTGTACCAAAGGCGAACCGTGATGAACTCAAGGCTTGACTCTGAACTCAGAGTACTCGTCTGCATACACGACGAAGACGGCGTCCCGGCCACCATCAACCTCATCGAAGCCTGCAATCCCACCAAGAGAAGCCCCATTGTCATCTACCTCCTCCACCTCGTCAAGCTTGTCGGCCGCCCCAACCCCATTCTTATCCCCTACAAGATGTCCACAAGGCCTGGCTCCAAGTGCAGACCCTCAGAGCACATTGTCAATGCCTTCAGGTACTATGAACAAACCAGCAACGGCCTCATCTCGGTTCACCCTTATACCGCAATCTCCACCCACGCAAGCATGCACGATGACACATGCCGAATTGCGCTCGATCGCAGGACTTCTCTCATCATAATCCCTTTCCACAAGAGATTGAATGCCAATGGCGCCACGGGCTCATTCAGCAACTGCATCAAAACTGTGAACAACAATGTTCTTAACACTGCACCTTGCTCAGTCGCCATCCTTGTCGACCGAGGGCTGGTAAACACCTCGAGGCCGATGCTTGCCACTTGGTCCTCGTATCGCGTGGCAGTTATCTTCTTCGGAGGGGCCGATGACCGGGAGGCACTCGCCTTAGGGGCTCGAATGGCAGGACACCCAAACATCAACCTAACAATGGTGAGGCTGCTTGAGAATGGGAACATTAACAATGCTGACACAAGGGAGAGGAGGCTAGACAATGAAGTAGTGGGTGAGTTTAGGCTTAGCATGGTTGGGAATTACCGTGTAATGTACATGGAGGAGGTGGTGATGGATGCTTCAGGGACCGTTGCCGCGATCCGATCCATGGAAGACAATTATGAGCTCCTCCTTGTTGGGAGACGCCACGATCCAACGTCGCGGCTCATGCGAGGGGTTATGGATCAGAACGAGCTCTCAGCGTTGGGAGTACTTGGAGAAGTTCTGGCCTCGGCAGATTTTCAGGGCAACACCTCAGTCTTGGTGGTGCAACAGCACACCAATGTGGTGGAAGAAGGCTATGGAAAGCAGCAGATAGGGAACATAGAGGAGCAAGGCAGGAGAGAGGAGGAACAAGGAGATCTTCAAATTCATAGGTCTGTCTAA
- the LOC131168655 gene encoding pentatricopeptide repeat-containing protein At5g14080, producing the protein MKASASEFASRIGRALISASAPSAPTRTWTPSLEQTLHRLGCRDSLTPPLAARVIDPFLLHHPSLALGFFNWASQQPGFAHTSLTYQSVLKSLSLSRQFNALDTLLKRTKSQKLVLEASVYRSVIASLIVGKRTHNAFLVFSEVSSLGKDIGTGTCSSLLAALAAGGYLDCAQKVFDEITVRGVGLSTLGFGVYVWNFCKTAELSKTLSLVDEVRKWECGINGSIVAILIVHGLCQASRLPEAFWALDELRTRGFKPDFMAYRVVAEAFRLTGSISDVEKTLKKKRKMGVAPRANDYREFIFELISEKRVCEARELGEVIVSGNFPIEDDVLNALVGSVSAIDPSFAMIFFNFMIGKEKLPTLLTVINLSRNLCKHDKTDELLDVFRILSSKDYFADLESYNVMVSFLCKSGRVKEAYGVLQEMKKKGFGPDVSSYNSLMEACCREDLLRPAKRLWDEMFASGCSGDLKTYNILIRKLSEVGQVEEAWQLFHHMLEKGIVPDGTTYTSLLEGLCQERKFEAAIEVYNKSIEQDVMLARTILSTFILHVCREGHFLDASKLLRGLPCDIGDSDSHVILLKCLADAREIPIAIEHIKWVGNTSPSMLEAISTELLASLSSSPRPELIQQLLQAMQEKCLVFNNDTWKYLCHRSLTGC; encoded by the exons ATGAAAGCTAGCGCAAGTGAGTTCGCGAGTCGAATCGGCCGAGCTCTCATCTCTGCTTCAGCCCCCTCAGCGCCGACCCGGACATGGACCCCTTCTCTGGAGCAGACCCTCCACCGACTCGGCTGTCGGGACTCGCTCACGCCGCCGCTCGCTGCCAGAGTCATCGATCCCTTCCTCCTCCACCACCCCTCCCTCGCTCTGGGCTTCTTCAACTGGGCTTCTCAGCAGCCTGGCTTCGCCCACACTTCTCTCACCTACCAATCCGTCCTCaagtctctctccctctctcgccAATTCAATGCCCTCGACACCCTCCTCAAGCGCACCAAATCCCAGAAACTCGTTCTCGAAGCTTCGGTATATCGCTCTGTAATTGCGTCTTTGATTGTGGGTAAGAGAACCCACAACGCTTTTTTGGTTTTTAGTGAAGTTAGCTCACTTGGCAAAGATATTGGGACGGGTACGTGTAGTTCTTTGTTAGCCGCTCTTGCTGCTGGTGGGTATCTTGATTGCGCCCAAAAGGTGTTCGACGAAATTACCGTGAGAGGTGTGGGTTTGAGCACTCTTGGGTTTGGTGTTTATGTGTGGAATTTCTGTAAAACCGCTGAGTTGAGTAAGACTTTGAGTTTGGTGGATGAGGTTAGGAAATGGGAATGTGGGATCAATGGCTCAATTGTTGCGATTTTGATCGTTCACGGTCTTTGTCAGGCTTCGAGGTTGCCAGAGGCTTTCTGGGCATTGGATGAGCTGAGAACTAGGGGTTTCAAGCCTGATTTTATGGCATATAGAGTTGTTGCGGAAGCTTTTCGATTGACAGGGAGCATAAGTGATGTGGAGAAAACTttaaagaagaagagaaagatgGGGGTGGCTCCAAGGGCAAATGATTATCGAGAGTTTATCTTTGAGTTGATTTCAGAGAAACGGGTGTGTGAAGCAAGAGAATTGGGCGAAGTGATTGTGAGTGGTAATTTCCCAATTGAGGATGATGTTCTCAATGCTTTGGTGGGATCCGTGTCGGCCATTGATCCTAGTTTTGCAATGATTTTTTTCAACTTCATGATTGGAAAAGAGAAATTACCAACTCTTCTTACTGTGATCAATTTGAGTAGGAACCTTTGCAAGCATGATAAAACAGATGAATTGCTGGATGTTTTTCGAATTTTATCTTCCAAAGACTATTTCGCGGACTTGGAGAGCTACAATGTTATGGTTTCTTTCTTGTGCAAATCTGGGAGAGTGAAAGAAGCTTATGGTGTTCTTCAAGAGATGAAGAAGAAAGGATTTGGTCCGGATGTCTCATCTTACAATTCTCTGATGGAAGCATGTTGTAGAGAGGATCTATTGCGGCCTGCAAAAAGGCTGTGGGATGAGATGTTCGCAAGTGGGTGCAGTGGAGATTTGAAGACTTACAACATCCTTATTCGGAAGTTATCAGAGGTAGGACAAGTCGAAGAGGCTTGGCAGCTCTTTCACCACATGTTGGAGAAAGGGATAGTACCGGATGGTACAACTTACACATCTCTCCTTGAGGGTCTTTGccaagaaagaaaatttgaagctgCTATTGAAGTCTACAATAAGTCTATTGAACAAGATGTAATGCTTGCACGAACCATATTGAGTACATTCATTCTTCACGTCTGCAGGGAAG GTCATTTCCTAGATGCTTCTAAGCTGCTCCGTGGGCTCCCATGTGATATAGGAGATTCAGATTCTCATGTGATTTTGCTCAAGTGTTTAGCGGATGCTAGAGAGATCCCCATCGCTATTGAACACATAAAATGGGTTGGAAATACCTCACCGTCAATGTTGGAAGCAATATCTACTGAACTTTTGGCATCACTTTCCTCTTCTCCGAGACCAGAGCTAATCCAACAGTTGCTTCAAGCAATGCAGGAAAAATGTCTAGTTTTCAATAATGATACGTGGAAGTATTTGTGTCACAGATCATTAACTGGTTGTTAA